The Penaeus chinensis breed Huanghai No. 1 chromosome 39, ASM1920278v2, whole genome shotgun sequence genome has a segment encoding these proteins:
- the LOC125046648 gene encoding adrenodoxin-like protein 1, mitochondrial isoform X2, giving the protein MVSYHGSYEYQDPKSEEEVVNVTFIDRSGNKVPVRGKIGDNILYLAHRYGIELEGACEASLACSTCHVYVGDSYTDLLPEPVEEEEDMLDLAVFLRDNSRLGCQIILTKELDGITLTLPQATRNFYVDGHVPKPH; this is encoded by the exons atgg TCTCCTACCATGGCAGTTATGAATATCAAGACCCAAAATCTGAAGAAGAAGT GGTTAACGTCACTTTCATTGACCGCAGTGGAAATAAGGTCCCAGTGAGAGGGAAAATCGGAGACAACATCCTTTACCTTGCTCACAGATATGGAATTGAACTGGAAG GTGCATGTGAAGCATCATTAGCATGCAGTACTTGTCATGTTTATGTAGGTGACAGTTACACTGACCTACTACCAGAACcagttgaagaagaagaggacatgCTAGATTTAGCAGTATTTCTAAGAGACAATTCTAGACTTG GTTGCCAGATTATTCTCACAAAAGAACTAGATGGAATTACACTGACTCTACCTCAGGCAACAAGAAATTTCTATGTGGATGGACATGTTCCAAAGCCACATTAG
- the LOC125046648 gene encoding adrenodoxin-like protein 1, mitochondrial isoform X1 has protein sequence MASYMCIRRTWGVLRYFKTVSFISFNQISYRSLSQVKRKPCRRFLMTSPVSYHGSYEYQDPKSEEEVVNVTFIDRSGNKVPVRGKIGDNILYLAHRYGIELEGACEASLACSTCHVYVGDSYTDLLPEPVEEEEDMLDLAVFLRDNSRLGCQIILTKELDGITLTLPQATRNFYVDGHVPKPH, from the exons ATGGCCTCTTACATGTGTATTCGCAGGACGTGGGGCGTTTTAAGATATTTTAAGACGGTTTCCTTTATTAGTTTCAATCAGATCTCGTACAGATCCCTTTCTCAGGTGAAAAGAAAACCGTGCCGGAGGTTTTTAATGACTAGTCCAG TCTCCTACCATGGCAGTTATGAATATCAAGACCCAAAATCTGAAGAAGAAGT GGTTAACGTCACTTTCATTGACCGCAGTGGAAATAAGGTCCCAGTGAGAGGGAAAATCGGAGACAACATCCTTTACCTTGCTCACAGATATGGAATTGAACTGGAAG GTGCATGTGAAGCATCATTAGCATGCAGTACTTGTCATGTTTATGTAGGTGACAGTTACACTGACCTACTACCAGAACcagttgaagaagaagaggacatgCTAGATTTAGCAGTATTTCTAAGAGACAATTCTAGACTTG GTTGCCAGATTATTCTCACAAAAGAACTAGATGGAATTACACTGACTCTACCTCAGGCAACAAGAAATTTCTATGTGGATGGACATGTTCCAAAGCCACATTAG